From Candidatus Paceibacterota bacterium:
TAATTGAAGATATGTTCCTCCACTTGATTCCTTCATCAGTGGAGTTACTCCCAGCTTGATGTCCTGTTACGAAGAGACCATTTTTGGTAAAAGTTAAGGTATGAAGGTCTCCTCCAACGAATGTCGTGGTTCTCTTCACAACCTTTGATGTACTAGTAGCGGAGGCGATACTTGTGACAGAAAGAGAGCACCCTAAAATCAAAATTAGGATTGTCGAAGCGAAAAAGATGCCTCGTTTTTTACCATATTTCATGTGCGCCTGGAGGTGTCCTGTTCCACGACATAGGTCTCTCATGTGTCGAGACAGTTTCGAGAAGATGTGAACCATCACAAAGACGCGGCGTCGATCCATTCGGAAACGACCTGCTCCAGAACTCCAAGGGGTATGGCACCATTACCAAGCACGGCGCCGTGAAAAGCGCGGATATCAAACCGCGACCCGAGTCGATCCTCAGCCATCGTTCGAAGTCGGCTAATCTCGCGGCGGCCGATCATGTAAGCCAGGGCTTGCCCCGGCCAGGAAATGTAACGGTCGATTTCGTTCCGAACGTTGGCATGTGTAGTTGCAGTGTTCTCCCACATGAACTTCATGGCCTGCTCACGCGACCAACCGAGGTAGTGCATACCCGTGTCGACCACCAGTCTGCAGGCTCGCAACGCATCGAAGGACAACATGCCGAGTCGGGAGATGTCCGAGGTGTACAGACCCATTTCGTCAGCTAGACGTTCGGTGTACAAACCCCAGCCTTCAACGTAACCACACACTTCCGCGTCGAGAAATCGGCGGTAGTCGGGCAAATGAGTCAGAGTCTGCGCAACTGAAATCTGCAGGTGGTGACCGGGCGTGCTCTCATGAAATGCCAGTGCTTCGTACTCGTAGATGAACCGATCCTGCGGGGAAGCGGTAAGTACGCAGTGCGCGCCGGGGCGAGATCCGTCACCTGCGGGAGGCCGGTAATACGCGAGCGCGGCATTACCGGCTTCGATCGGATTAATTTCCTCAATAATGCAGTCGGCGATCTGATAGACGGGGAACCAGTTATTTCGGACCTCTTCTGCGCGACGCAACGCATCCGTGACGGTGTCGACGATCTGCGAACTTTCAGTAAATCGCATCGACCGATCGTCCCTCATGCGAGAGAGAATCTCAGGGACATCGCTGGTGCCGAAAACTCGGCTACCCAAGTCAGCCCACTCCACCTGCAGGTCGGTTATGCAGTCCAGTCCGATCTGGTGAATCTCCTCTGGGGTCAGATCAGTTGTGGTGTGTCGTCGCACTGCCGCGAGATATCCCTCTTCACCACCTGGTACAAATCGAATACCAACCTGGTCATCAGGGCGAGCGACTGGTAGGAGTTCATCCTGCAGACCAATGAGTAATCGTTGCAAGGCAGGGCGAATGA
This genomic window contains:
- a CDS encoding DUF885 domain-containing protein, which gives rise to MADSKSIIESNDELAQLSAEFFQLQHSADPFSATLLGVSGFDGLVPDPSRAGSAANVAKFANLERRLHAIDPTGLNSVDRINHAVLGRLAWGARSDLEHGLWETGASANGYSSPQAMMFMSVPTASITNAAGVEDYIRRLEGLPAFIDAILDRYRQAKSDGRVPTRVGVGQAIDQLTGHLSLSLADDTFLSLKLPNEVNHDQVKARASEIIAKFIRPALQRLLIGLQDELLPVARPDDQVGIRFVPGGEEGYLAAVRRHTTTDLTPEEIHQIGLDCITDLQVEWADLGSRVFGTSDVPEILSRMRDDRSMRFTESSQIVDTVTDALRRAEEVRNNWFPVYQIADCIIEEINPIEAGNAALAYYRPPAGDGSRPGAHCVLTASPQDRFIYEYEALAFHESTPGHHLQISVAQTLTHLPDYRRFLDAEVCGYVEGWGLYTERLADEMGLYTSDISRLGMLSFDALRACRLVVDTGMHYLGWSREQAMKFMWENTATTHANVRNEIDRYISWPGQALAYMIGRREISRLRTMAEDRLGSRFDIRAFHGAVLGNGAIPLGVLEQVVSEWIDAASL